Proteins encoded together in one Gigantopelta aegis isolate Gae_Host chromosome 8, Gae_host_genome, whole genome shotgun sequence window:
- the LOC121379572 gene encoding uncharacterized protein LOC121379572, whose product MVVPFDYIRGIEIVACVFHLASTLCALLKQCCSNSRPTGIVVLGIIAGIIGLVGEAIFGSIGIAGQITAAQSSHVTAHLSWSFALSVVGSVLILIFSVIVGISSSQSNPGQVVTSSSNQNTHELAGYQPGHQPGLQHAAQQPGLQHAAQQPYQPQYQPQYQTQNQPQNQPYYQPQSQQRY is encoded by the exons ATGG TGGTTCCTTTTGATTATATTCGGGGCATTGAAATCGTAGCATGTGTGTTTCACCTGGCCTCAACTCTCTGTGCATTGCTTAAACAATGTTGTTCTAACTCTAGACCGACTGGGATCGTTGTCCTTGGAATTATAGCAG GAATTATTGGCCTTGTTGGAGAAGCAATTTTCGGGTCCATTGGAATCGCAGGTCAGATAACAGCTGCACAAAGCAGTCATGTGACGGCCCATTTATCGTGGTCATTTGCGCTGTCTGTTGTCGGGTCTGTGCTGATTCTAATATTTTCTGTCATTGTTGGAATCAGCAGTAGCCAGTCTAACCCAGGCCAAGTGGTGACCAGTTCTTCCAACCAGAACACGCACGAGCTAGCAGGATACCAACCAGGTCACCAGCCGGGTCTTCAGCACGCTGCTCAACAGCCGGGTCTTCAGCACGCTGCTCAACAGCCGTATCAACCACAATACCAACCACAGTATCAAACACAGAATCAACCACAGAATCAACCATACTATCAACCACAGAGTCAACAACGATATTAA